Part of the Thermodesulforhabdaceae bacterium genome is shown below.
GAAGTGCTTGTGAGAGTGCATTCTGAGTGTCTTACAGGCGACGTGTTCGGTTCTCTACGATGTGACTGCGGTGAACAGCTTAAAACAGCTATGAAGAAAATAGATCGTGAAGGGAAAGGGATTATCCTCTACATGAGAAATCACGAAGGGAGAGGAATTGGGCTTATCAACAAGATCAAGGCTTACAAACTACAAGAAAACGGATATGATACCGTTGAAGCCAATAGAGTTTTGGGCTTTAAGGAGGATTTGAGAGATTACGGTATTGGAGCTCAGATTCTTGTGGATCTTGGTGTAAAGAAAATGAAGCTCATGACCAACAACCCCAAAAAGATCGTTGGACTCCAGGGATACGGAATCACAATAACTGATAGAGTTCCACTGGAGATTGCGCCCAACGAATGTAACCTTAATTATCTTCGGACCAAGTGCAGTAAGATGGGACATTTGATGAGAATCGAAAGGCTTGAAAAGAAAGAAAGGAAGAACTAGAGATGATGGTCTTAGAAGGCAAACTAATTGCTGAAGGATTACGTTTTGCTATAGTGGTAAGCCGCTTCAATGATTTTATAGGCGAGCGGTTGCTTGGCGGAGCTCTCGATGCTCTAGTAAGAAGTGGAGCCAGAGAACAGGATATAGAAATATTCAAAACGCCGGGAGCTTTTGAAATTCCTCTGGTTGCAAAAAAACTTGCTCAGTCAGGACGTTATAACGCTGTGATCTGCTTGGGAGCGGTTATTCGAGGAGCAACTCCACATTTCGAATATGTGGCAAATGAAGTTTCCAAAGGCATTGCTACGGTTAGCCTGGAGACAGGGGTGCCCGTCACGTTCGGTGTTCTAACAACCGACAATCTTGAACAGGCCATAGAGAGAGCTGGATCCAAAGCTGGTAATAAAGGGTGGGATGCAGCAATTGCCGCAATTGAGATGGCAAATCTATTGAGGCAAATTGAAGGGACTGCTTAATTATGCCTTCTAAAAATCGCTTGGTATTCAAAGGCCGGCGAGGAGCTAGAGCTGTAGCATTGAAAATCCTTTATGCAATTGACGTTATAAATATTGCGCCGGATAAGGCCATAGCCTTGTTTTACGAAAGTTTCGGTGGATGGCAAGATTCATCTCACCAGCATGATTCAGACTTAAATATTCAACCCGGAAGTTGGGACAGAGCCTTCATGGAATTTCTGGTAAGGGGTGTCTTTAAACACCGTAAAGAGTTAGATAAGATCATAGAAAAATTCTCGGAAAACTGGAAAGTGTATAGAATGTCAATTGTCGATAGAAACATTATGCGTATGGCGGTTTTTGAGATGCTATACTGCAACGAAATTCCTCCTAAAGTTTCCATTAACGAAGCAATTGAGCTAGGAAAAGTTTTCGGAGACAAAGATTCTTCTGCTTTTATAAACGGGATTCTAGATCGAGTTTACCAGTCAGCAGAGTTGGCTGACAAAGCAAAAATTCATTGTGATATGCATTTGCAGTAACCCACGAGACAAAAATAGTTAAAGAATATTCCGATTGTAAAGCTAAGACGTCCCCTACATTGACTCTTATTCCTACCATACAATTAAGCTTCTAGCACCTCTTAATTTTTAGGAGCCTTTTGGTAAAAAATGGTTATAATTATAATTTGTTAAATAATATC
Proteins encoded:
- the ribE gene encoding 6,7-dimethyl-8-ribityllumazine synthase → MMVLEGKLIAEGLRFAIVVSRFNDFIGERLLGGALDALVRSGAREQDIEIFKTPGAFEIPLVAKKLAQSGRYNAVICLGAVIRGATPHFEYVANEVSKGIATVSLETGVPVTFGVLTTDNLEQAIERAGSKAGNKGWDAAIAAIEMANLLRQIEGTA
- the nusB gene encoding transcription antitermination factor NusB; translation: MPSKNRLVFKGRRGARAVALKILYAIDVINIAPDKAIALFYESFGGWQDSSHQHDSDLNIQPGSWDRAFMEFLVRGVFKHRKELDKIIEKFSENWKVYRMSIVDRNIMRMAVFEMLYCNEIPPKVSINEAIELGKVFGDKDSSAFINGILDRVYQSAELADKAKIHCDMHLQ